A DNA window from Prosthecobacter debontii contains the following coding sequences:
- a CDS encoding Npun_F0296 family exosortase-dependent surface protein: MKIPPLSSLSLAVISLIVATAAPAAVIITYAEQPDATTSSLIGTDVFTFDNLKTGVNTNVSWAGVGTFDQLYIKSADAYGGAATETSPNGSRYSLQGAGTQVLSSTLTLDTASSYFGFWWSAGDPYNVLSFYNGDTLVGQFTTASLMAPLPDAYDGNPLNRAINGSEPYAFINFFGDSETSWDKIILTNNQASGFESDNYTTRVEAWDPLVDGALPGVPVALVSGKDTQLVSSADLEGTLWSAAPGAPLPPFSLLAFFGLVVIARSRHLLVRQSAAV; encoded by the coding sequence GTGAAAATCCCCCCCCTCTCCTCCCTTAGTCTAGCAGTCATCTCCTTGATAGTGGCTACAGCCGCTCCTGCGGCCGTCATCATCACCTATGCCGAACAGCCAGATGCCACGACCTCATCACTCATCGGCACAGATGTTTTTACTTTCGACAACCTAAAAACTGGCGTGAATACGAATGTCAGTTGGGCGGGGGTGGGCACCTTCGATCAGCTCTACATCAAGTCTGCGGATGCCTACGGAGGTGCCGCGACAGAAACCTCTCCCAATGGTTCCCGCTATTCTTTGCAAGGTGCTGGCACTCAAGTGCTCTCCAGCACGTTGACCTTGGACACGGCCAGTTCCTATTTCGGTTTCTGGTGGTCCGCTGGCGATCCCTACAACGTCTTGAGCTTTTATAATGGCGATACCTTGGTGGGTCAGTTCACCACCGCCAGCTTGATGGCACCTCTGCCAGATGCCTATGATGGTAATCCTCTCAACCGCGCCATCAATGGCAGCGAGCCTTATGCCTTCATCAACTTCTTTGGCGATAGTGAAACCAGTTGGGACAAGATTATCCTCACCAACAATCAGGCCTCCGGCTTCGAATCCGACAACTACACCACCCGAGTCGAGGCCTGGGACCCGCTCGTGGACGGTGCCCTACCAGGTGTGCCTGTAGCTCTGGTTTCAGGGAAAGACACCCAACTCGTTAGCTCTGCCGATCTCGAAGGCACCCTCTGGAGCGCCGCACCTGGTGCCCCGTTACCCCCGTTCTCGTTGCTCGCCTTTTTCGGTCTCGTGGTCATCGCTCGGAGTCGCCACTTGCTCGTTCGCCAGTCGGCCGCGGTTTAA
- a CDS encoding glycosyltransferase family 4 protein, with translation MPDAKPIRPLLIAEGANPTLTSASLVGWSCARAIAQVTDAHIVTEWRNRDDFLKAGLVEGQDFTAIDIRRIQNLAWRTTKLLSRGEHFSWSLYAIFSNLVYPFFEREVWKQFAGRLKAGEFDLVHRILPLSPTTPSWISKRLQEIGVPWVLGPLNGGVPWPHGFDDVRKLENDGAGRLRALYRLQPGVQRTRRDAQAIITAARTTLREMPEPLHTQCVFIPENAIDAQRFDLAPSLPRSPGPLQAAFVGRLVALKGVDMLINAAAPLVREGKLRLDIIGDGPERERLQSLVQQEGIQSGVRMEGWVDHSVLQPRLRESHVLAFPSIREFGGGAVLEAMALGVPPIVLDHGGPPELVPPTAGFVLPLESRPQIVRDLGALLARLAEAPEQLAPYSAAAQAHIRRFYTWEAKAQQMLEVYRWVLGQRPDKPTWGIPMGFE, from the coding sequence ATGCCCGATGCGAAGCCCATTCGACCTCTGCTCATCGCGGAGGGTGCTAACCCCACCCTGACCAGCGCATCGCTCGTCGGCTGGTCCTGCGCACGAGCCATCGCTCAGGTTACCGATGCCCACATCGTCACCGAGTGGCGAAATCGCGATGACTTCCTAAAGGCCGGTCTCGTCGAGGGCCAGGACTTCACCGCCATCGATATCCGGCGCATTCAGAACCTTGCGTGGCGCACGACCAAGCTGCTCAGCCGTGGTGAGCACTTTAGCTGGAGCCTGTATGCGATCTTTTCCAATCTCGTTTATCCTTTCTTCGAGCGTGAAGTTTGGAAGCAGTTTGCGGGGCGGCTCAAAGCCGGTGAGTTCGATCTCGTGCATCGCATCCTCCCCCTCTCTCCAACCACGCCGAGTTGGATTTCCAAGCGCCTGCAGGAGATCGGTGTGCCCTGGGTATTGGGTCCCTTGAATGGGGGTGTGCCTTGGCCTCACGGCTTTGACGATGTGCGTAAGCTGGAAAACGATGGGGCTGGTCGTCTGCGCGCCCTTTATCGTCTCCAGCCTGGCGTGCAGCGCACGCGCCGGGATGCCCAAGCCATCATCACCGCAGCACGCACAACGCTGCGTGAGATGCCAGAGCCGCTCCACACTCAGTGCGTCTTTATCCCTGAAAATGCCATTGATGCCCAACGCTTTGATCTCGCCCCCAGCCTCCCCCGCTCCCCTGGCCCGCTCCAGGCCGCCTTCGTAGGTCGTCTCGTGGCGCTCAAAGGTGTGGACATGCTCATCAACGCGGCCGCCCCCTTGGTCCGCGAGGGAAAGCTACGCCTCGACATCATCGGAGATGGTCCAGAGCGGGAACGCCTGCAAAGCCTGGTGCAACAGGAGGGTATCCAGTCCGGAGTCCGGATGGAAGGCTGGGTGGATCACAGCGTGCTACAGCCTCGCTTGCGCGAGAGTCACGTCCTTGCTTTTCCAAGCATCCGAGAATTCGGCGGCGGTGCGGTTTTAGAAGCCATGGCCCTCGGCGTGCCCCCCATCGTCTTGGATCATGGAGGACCACCGGAGCTCGTCCCTCCGACAGCCGGCTTCGTGTTACCCCTCGAAAGTCGGCCACAGATCGTGCGTGATCTCGGTGCTTTGCTTGCGCGTCTGGCAGAGGCTCCTGAGCAGCTCGCCCCTTATTCCGCCGCCGCGCAGGCACACATCCGACGCTTTTACACCTGGGAAGCGAAAGCGCAGCAAATGCTGGAAGTCTATCGCTGGGTGCTGGGTCAGCGTCCCGATAAACCTACCTGGGGCATCCCCATGGGATTTGAATAA
- a CDS encoding polysaccharide biosynthesis/export family protein — MSFRHVLLCAGLLSWGISCTSTKSQFDPRDDTSSAIDPAFSQAAKESPPASMLQASAEEFKLGPGDKLDIEILGETGSRAETFVTPDNKVYYNLLPGLDVTGHTTGTLKKLLDEKLTQFYKHPQVTVNLVQAVSQRIWVLGRVNQPGIYPITRPLRVLDAVTLAGGLFTSRFTGTTEELADLAHSFVVRQGARLPVDMAKLLRDGDLSHNIYLQPNDFIYLPSALTNEVYVLGAVMEPRPVGFMNDMNLMAALGRGLGLRPDADLRRVSIIRGSLSSPKIATINAADILNGKATNIRLQPGDIVFVPGAGQISGMNIAKEAVNTFVRVVAANEGSNAALGDTSSGVGLNINVGGSGSSN, encoded by the coding sequence ATGTCGTTCCGTCACGTTCTACTGTGCGCAGGCTTGTTGAGTTGGGGCATCTCCTGCACCAGCACGAAGAGTCAGTTTGATCCTCGCGATGACACCTCATCGGCGATTGATCCTGCCTTCTCTCAAGCTGCTAAGGAATCTCCCCCAGCGAGCATGCTCCAGGCGTCTGCGGAGGAGTTCAAACTCGGGCCCGGAGATAAACTCGACATTGAGATTCTAGGGGAGACAGGCTCACGCGCGGAGACCTTCGTCACACCGGATAACAAGGTGTATTACAATCTGCTGCCTGGCCTCGATGTCACCGGTCATACCACCGGCACTTTGAAAAAGCTGCTCGATGAGAAACTCACGCAGTTCTACAAGCATCCGCAGGTTACCGTCAATCTCGTGCAAGCGGTTAGCCAGCGCATCTGGGTGCTGGGCCGGGTAAATCAGCCTGGTATCTACCCCATCACTCGCCCTCTACGTGTCCTGGATGCGGTCACTCTAGCAGGGGGGCTTTTCACCTCGCGTTTCACCGGCACTACGGAGGAACTGGCAGATCTCGCCCATAGCTTCGTCGTCCGCCAGGGTGCACGTTTACCGGTCGATATGGCCAAGCTGCTCCGAGATGGTGACCTCAGTCACAACATCTATCTCCAGCCCAACGACTTCATCTATCTGCCCTCTGCACTAACCAACGAAGTGTATGTCCTGGGAGCGGTGATGGAGCCTCGCCCTGTGGGTTTCATGAACGATATGAATCTCATGGCCGCGCTCGGTCGTGGCTTAGGTCTGCGGCCAGATGCGGATCTCCGTCGGGTCAGCATCATTCGTGGCTCGCTCTCCTCACCGAAAATCGCGACCATCAATGCCGCAGATATCTTGAACGGCAAGGCCACCAACATCCGTCTTCAACCCGGAGACATCGTCTTTGTACCAGGCGCAGGGCAGATCTCCGGTATGAACATTGCCAAAGAGGCTGTGAACACCTTCGTCCGAGTAGTAGCTGCGAATGAAGGTAGCAATGCCGCCTTGGGTGACACCAGCTCAGGGGTCGGGCTCAATATCAACGTCGGCGGTTCAGGTTCTTCCAATTGA
- a CDS encoding response regulator: MATPAPESSSPSTRVLRVAVVEDDPTLRLFLEKLVTKKGNFFEFVGAWESAEAAAVTLLSERPDVIVVDLELPGVSGMELIKQLSPRLPNTAFVVLTIHDDPQKVFAALRSGANGYLLKSARPADIAAGIRQASEGGAPLSQDIARLLIQSFQEEPAKPEKKEIPGLTPRETQILELLAHGKVPKEVAYELHLSYETVRDYLKSVYQKLHVRSRTEAVIKYLEHNP; encoded by the coding sequence ATGGCCACCCCAGCTCCCGAATCCTCCTCTCCTTCTACCCGAGTTCTCCGTGTTGCGGTCGTTGAGGATGATCCGACTCTCCGGCTATTTCTAGAAAAACTAGTAACGAAAAAGGGCAATTTCTTCGAATTCGTCGGCGCTTGGGAATCTGCTGAAGCCGCTGCTGTCACACTGCTCAGTGAGCGCCCTGACGTTATTGTTGTGGATCTCGAGCTTCCTGGGGTTTCAGGCATGGAGTTGATCAAGCAGCTCTCCCCTCGCCTGCCGAACACGGCCTTCGTCGTGCTTACCATTCATGATGATCCGCAGAAGGTGTTTGCGGCTCTTCGTTCGGGGGCCAACGGCTATCTGCTCAAATCGGCTCGCCCCGCGGACATTGCCGCCGGTATCCGGCAGGCCAGTGAAGGCGGTGCGCCTCTGAGTCAGGACATCGCTCGGTTGCTCATCCAGTCCTTCCAAGAAGAACCGGCCAAGCCCGAAAAGAAAGAGATCCCCGGCCTCACGCCACGTGAAACCCAGATCCTCGAACTCCTGGCCCATGGCAAGGTACCCAAAGAAGTGGCCTATGAACTCCACCTCAGCTACGAAACAGTGCGGGATTATCTGAAATCCGTGTATCAGAAACTCCACGTGCGCTCCCGCACGGAAGCTGTCATCAAATACCTGGAGCATAACCCCTAA
- a CDS encoding glycosyltransferase family 2 protein yields MRSIFSPSRLSVGVLIRFANSAETLPAVLAALKNQTLPPDVILGVANQSTDGSADLLTEAGACIVEWKEAYEHSRVLNYGLHYLTTDLVLILSSHTVLNSPEAIAQMVACFQDERVACVSACWDSDPYYSDAVTWDELKRRGLRFGSIYSNSMGMIRRSLWRQKAFDEKLPTAEDYDWAISQLQKGKICRRLNLPFSYRRSGNVRDAEFAQIVFQFARKYRLKVAWLGVVGSLKHLLKRPSSEDTRAVKERLKAWRTHIWLQVTHHHAT; encoded by the coding sequence ATGAGATCGATCTTCTCTCCCAGTCGCCTCAGTGTAGGAGTGCTCATTCGCTTTGCCAATTCGGCAGAGACACTACCCGCCGTGCTGGCCGCCTTGAAAAATCAGACCTTGCCTCCTGATGTCATCTTGGGTGTGGCCAATCAAAGCACCGACGGTTCGGCCGATCTCCTAACCGAGGCGGGTGCCTGCATCGTCGAGTGGAAGGAGGCCTATGAACACAGCCGTGTGCTGAACTACGGCCTGCATTACCTCACGACGGATCTCGTGCTCATTCTGAGTTCCCATACCGTGCTCAACTCCCCAGAAGCGATCGCTCAGATGGTGGCCTGCTTTCAAGACGAGCGTGTCGCCTGTGTGAGTGCCTGCTGGGACTCAGACCCTTACTATAGTGATGCCGTGACCTGGGACGAGCTCAAACGCCGCGGTCTGCGGTTCGGCTCCATCTACAGCAACAGCATGGGCATGATCCGCCGCAGCCTTTGGCGGCAAAAGGCCTTCGACGAGAAACTGCCCACCGCAGAGGATTATGATTGGGCCATTTCCCAACTGCAAAAAGGCAAGATCTGCCGTCGGTTAAATCTGCCTTTCAGCTATCGGCGGAGTGGCAATGTCCGCGATGCCGAGTTTGCCCAAATTGTCTTTCAATTCGCGCGCAAGTATCGCCTCAAGGTGGCTTGGCTTGGAGTTGTGGGCAGCCTCAAACACCTTTTGAAACGCCCCTCCAGTGAGGATACTCGGGCCGTGAAAGAACGGCTGAAAGCTTGGCGCACTCACATTTGGCTTCAAGTCACGCATCATCACGCGACTTGA
- a CDS encoding O-antigen ligase family protein has translation MKDLIKFILALGAYAGLAPLLGLWLGPRRVWQRAVFATMIVMTALRPGNFMMMLGSIETYRGHTKGYEISLIEVLAIALIFAVSRSSGQGRRGSPPGLWLYLGWCFVCLFSAFGSYEPTYALMAATRFVKGALIFAAAALYLRDEDDLRWAIGALAGALFHHGLLCLKMRLLDGSWQVKGWFEHQNPMAMWCYLGAIPVFATLLDKRVKGALFGLCLAGFGGAGLCIILSVSRAALAAYAAGAVVMMSLAWLRGGGVRVASLTLLGALGAALVFLFALDSFKARLNEVAASSETVEEDLRDILNKQSAAMLHDHPMTGVGWNNFGIANSRPRGDLYSEILEEWDRDRGFTIYDENYYANPLTESLYWLWLAETGWLGFGSFILFILMTLWWALRNAWAQRGTLMGAVAAGLLVALGICYLHGTVERILTQTKNLSQWLMLAGVVAGMEMNRRQMPASRSVKSPH, from the coding sequence ATGAAAGACCTGATCAAATTCATCCTCGCTCTAGGCGCCTATGCAGGCTTGGCGCCTTTGCTTGGTTTGTGGTTAGGGCCACGCCGTGTCTGGCAGCGGGCGGTGTTTGCCACGATGATCGTCATGACTGCTTTGAGGCCTGGGAATTTCATGATGATGCTCGGCAGCATCGAGACTTATCGGGGGCACACCAAAGGGTATGAAATCTCATTGATCGAAGTGCTTGCCATCGCGTTGATTTTCGCCGTAAGCCGTTCGAGCGGGCAGGGAAGGAGAGGTTCTCCTCCGGGGCTTTGGTTGTATCTAGGCTGGTGCTTCGTGTGCTTGTTTTCAGCCTTTGGCAGCTATGAGCCGACCTATGCGCTGATGGCTGCGACAAGGTTTGTGAAAGGAGCGCTCATCTTCGCGGCAGCGGCGCTTTATTTGAGAGATGAAGACGATCTACGTTGGGCAATCGGGGCGCTGGCGGGAGCTCTTTTTCATCATGGGTTGCTCTGCCTTAAAATGCGCCTTTTGGATGGCTCCTGGCAGGTGAAAGGATGGTTTGAGCACCAAAATCCGATGGCGATGTGGTGTTATTTGGGAGCCATTCCAGTGTTCGCCACACTCTTGGATAAGCGGGTGAAAGGGGCCTTGTTTGGGTTATGCTTGGCCGGTTTCGGAGGGGCGGGGTTGTGCATCATCCTTTCGGTGTCGCGTGCCGCCTTAGCCGCCTATGCCGCAGGCGCTGTGGTGATGATGAGCTTGGCCTGGCTACGAGGTGGAGGGGTGCGGGTGGCCAGTCTGACACTGCTCGGAGCTTTGGGGGCAGCTCTCGTGTTTCTCTTCGCGCTCGATTCATTCAAGGCTCGGTTGAACGAAGTCGCTGCGAGCAGCGAAACGGTCGAGGAAGATCTGCGTGACATTTTGAATAAACAAAGCGCTGCGATGTTGCACGACCATCCCATGACGGGCGTCGGCTGGAACAACTTCGGCATCGCGAATAGCCGACCACGTGGAGATCTCTACAGCGAGATTTTGGAAGAATGGGATCGCGATCGTGGGTTCACGATCTACGATGAAAATTACTATGCTAATCCGCTGACCGAAAGCCTCTATTGGCTGTGGCTGGCTGAAACGGGCTGGTTAGGTTTTGGGAGTTTCATCTTGTTCATCCTCATGACGCTCTGGTGGGCACTCCGCAATGCCTGGGCACAGAGAGGCACGCTCATGGGGGCCGTCGCTGCTGGACTCTTGGTGGCTCTAGGCATCTGTTACCTTCATGGCACCGTCGAGCGTATTTTGACACAGACGAAGAACCTGTCGCAATGGTTGATGCTCGCAGGCGTGGTGGCCGGGATGGAGATGAATCGTCGCCAGATGCCAGCCTCAAGATCTGTGAAATCTCCCCACTAG
- a CDS encoding polysaccharide biosynthesis/export family protein, with protein sequence MDSNGSDFSLSAVRGRRGVSPASSAIQEIPSGVSMPPARLDRGPAEFEAGGSSGGFSLPFDPLRIVDAIYRHLWWMLLVGLVAAAGLAAVGLKRFDTHYIATAQLIKQAPLGALRQSEQGDPYQAHELSLPTLIALMRGSVLMEKTSQHLGGKVSEGVIKAGLQIVPERNSDIVRVSMTSDSDADTALNILSAYTDEVLTLTRDIQQHDAAEMRALLSKQVEQTDLQLVHVNEELLDYAKREQLVDADKQMDAYLTELGNFNLRYETIRLDRETVDLKIQSIERELAKVSVAAAKLQQAREELAQLELRYTHEHPTLIEAMERVKHMEAALAGDKPNLDAPPKPGESTVAESLYLDLVKLRSEKNVLNEQMSKLEKVRDNINAKLEQLPRKALEYAKIRSRKQALETSRSLLAAREREAAVQEENAPGSYRLLSLSRLQDVAVESPTQKLAMVTAAGFAGTVGGLACLVGLIAGLDRRVISRYDLKRATGLTVMGSLGAKESSPEEWAFQTWTKLQPSLLIPASGGAAICGLLMPKAESQSQMPMLLAKAAASRGMSVILMAAPHSETASITAPLEGAVCEPESVLQHLRQSPQQVIHLVMDDTWTWTHEQRQQWQRALVSWAPARGTVILVQLASPGRPETLLVAERLPNLVWIGQSGSDEVESTQAVLKTCRAAGCRLVGAVLDQAPRYRLGLLNKITLAAALFLGCFSSVQAAESLTLGPGDAINITVIGQPEYARTGVTIGPDGRLTYLQAQGIQAAGLTIDELRQKLSSDLSRYYKNFNLVVTPMTFQSRKVYVLGKVVKKGAINLDRPLTLLEVVAEAGGLETGLFQQNTVELADLGRSFLIRGQSRLPVDMEALFLKGDMTQNVLVQPGDYLYFPSANSNEIYVMGDVKMQGTQGLLAHTSVHSAIAQAGGFTPKAYTKRVLIVRGSLEKPETFVVNMDDILSAKEKGFRLEPKDIVYIADKPWARAEELLSFALNAFTQGAVSAWAGGNVGPLIQEAILPTLR encoded by the coding sequence ATGGACTCGAATGGTTCAGACTTTAGCCTCAGCGCAGTGCGAGGCAGACGTGGTGTTTCCCCCGCGTCGTCTGCCATTCAAGAAATCCCTTCTGGGGTGTCCATGCCTCCAGCAAGATTGGATCGTGGACCTGCCGAGTTTGAGGCAGGTGGTTCCTCCGGGGGTTTCTCGCTTCCTTTCGATCCGTTGCGGATCGTCGATGCCATTTACCGCCATCTCTGGTGGATGCTTTTGGTTGGTTTGGTCGCTGCCGCAGGTCTTGCCGCCGTCGGCTTGAAAAGGTTTGACACCCATTACATCGCCACGGCTCAGTTGATCAAACAAGCCCCCTTGGGAGCTTTACGTCAGTCTGAGCAGGGGGATCCTTACCAAGCCCACGAACTGAGTCTGCCCACGCTGATCGCGCTCATGCGCGGTTCGGTGCTGATGGAAAAGACCAGCCAACACCTCGGTGGGAAAGTGTCGGAAGGCGTGATTAAAGCGGGCCTACAGATCGTGCCCGAACGAAACAGCGACATCGTCAGAGTCAGCATGACCTCGGATTCCGATGCTGACACCGCGCTAAACATCCTGAGTGCTTACACGGATGAAGTGCTCACCCTCACCCGTGACATCCAGCAGCACGATGCCGCCGAAATGCGCGCCCTGTTGTCCAAGCAAGTCGAGCAGACCGATCTACAGCTCGTTCATGTGAACGAAGAACTGCTCGACTACGCGAAGCGGGAACAATTGGTCGATGCGGATAAGCAGATGGATGCCTACCTGACCGAGCTGGGCAATTTCAACCTGCGTTATGAAACCATCCGACTGGATCGCGAAACCGTCGATCTGAAGATTCAGAGCATCGAACGGGAATTGGCCAAGGTCAGCGTCGCGGCAGCAAAACTACAGCAGGCCCGCGAAGAACTGGCTCAACTGGAACTGCGCTACACCCATGAGCACCCGACGCTGATCGAGGCCATGGAACGCGTGAAGCACATGGAAGCCGCGCTAGCGGGTGACAAACCCAATTTGGATGCACCACCCAAGCCCGGTGAGAGCACCGTCGCCGAGAGCCTCTACCTGGATCTGGTGAAGCTGCGCAGTGAAAAAAACGTGCTCAACGAGCAAATGAGCAAGCTCGAAAAAGTGCGTGATAACATCAACGCCAAGCTCGAACAACTTCCCCGAAAAGCCCTGGAATACGCCAAGATCCGCAGCCGTAAGCAGGCGCTTGAAACCAGCCGCTCACTGCTAGCCGCCCGTGAGCGGGAGGCCGCCGTCCAGGAAGAAAATGCACCTGGCTCCTATCGCCTCCTATCGCTATCCCGACTGCAAGACGTCGCTGTCGAAAGCCCCACTCAAAAGCTCGCCATGGTGACCGCCGCCGGTTTTGCAGGCACTGTCGGTGGACTCGCTTGCCTTGTCGGTCTTATCGCTGGGCTGGATCGCCGAGTGATCAGCCGCTATGATCTCAAACGGGCCACAGGCCTCACCGTCATGGGCAGTCTTGGAGCTAAAGAAAGCTCTCCAGAAGAATGGGCTTTCCAAACGTGGACTAAACTCCAACCCAGCTTACTCATACCCGCCTCAGGTGGAGCCGCCATCTGCGGTCTGCTGATGCCCAAAGCGGAGAGTCAATCTCAAATGCCCATGCTCCTGGCCAAAGCGGCCGCCAGCCGTGGCATGTCCGTCATCCTGATGGCTGCACCTCACTCTGAAACCGCCTCCATCACGGCACCGCTCGAAGGTGCTGTCTGCGAGCCGGAGAGCGTGCTCCAGCACCTGCGTCAGAGCCCCCAGCAAGTCATTCACTTGGTCATGGATGACACCTGGACCTGGACACATGAGCAGCGTCAACAATGGCAGCGTGCGCTCGTGTCCTGGGCACCCGCTCGCGGCACTGTCATCCTCGTCCAACTGGCGTCTCCTGGACGGCCTGAAACTTTGCTCGTCGCGGAAAGATTACCCAATCTCGTCTGGATCGGCCAAAGCGGCAGTGATGAGGTGGAAAGCACCCAAGCTGTCTTGAAAACGTGTCGGGCCGCGGGTTGCAGATTGGTCGGAGCCGTTCTCGATCAAGCCCCACGCTATCGTTTGGGTCTGCTCAATAAGATTACCTTAGCCGCTGCGCTGTTCCTCGGATGCTTTTCATCTGTTCAGGCAGCCGAGTCCCTGACGCTGGGTCCGGGTGATGCGATCAACATCACGGTCATTGGTCAGCCGGAATATGCCCGCACCGGTGTGACCATCGGCCCCGACGGCCGACTCACTTATCTCCAAGCTCAAGGCATCCAAGCCGCCGGCCTAACCATTGATGAGTTGCGTCAAAAATTAAGCTCCGATCTGAGCCGCTATTACAAAAATTTCAATCTGGTGGTCACGCCCATGACTTTCCAGAGCCGTAAGGTCTATGTGCTGGGAAAGGTTGTCAAAAAAGGAGCCATCAATCTCGACCGACCGCTGACTCTCTTGGAGGTAGTGGCCGAAGCAGGAGGGCTGGAAACCGGTCTCTTCCAACAGAACACCGTGGAGTTGGCTGACCTCGGTCGCAGCTTTCTCATACGCGGTCAATCTCGCCTCCCCGTCGATATGGAGGCACTTTTTTTGAAAGGGGACATGACCCAAAATGTCCTCGTTCAGCCCGGGGATTACCTCTACTTCCCTTCGGCCAATTCGAATGAAATCTACGTCATGGGCGACGTCAAAATGCAGGGCACCCAGGGATTGTTAGCGCACACGTCCGTACACAGCGCCATCGCTCAAGCAGGTGGTTTCACGCCTAAAGCGTACACCAAACGCGTTCTTATCGTTCGTGGCTCATTAGAAAAGCCCGAAACCTTTGTGGTGAATATGGATGATATCCTCAGCGCCAAGGAAAAAGGCTTCCGTCTCGAGCCCAAAGACATCGTTTACATCGCCGACAAACCTTGGGCTAGGGCTGAGGAACTTCTTTCTTTTGCCCTCAACGCATTCACGCAAGGTGCGGTGTCAGCTTGGGCTGGTGGCAATGTCGGCCCCCTAATTCAGGAAGCAATTTTACCTACCTTAAGGTAA
- a CDS encoding exosortase Z, giving the protein MNSPSPWFNNLRLLATAAISGLLLAGAPRYDGFTDLTRPFIVGLLHLFGAPASDSAEGLTVGRLTVPWTQDCSGINLLVILLSLTVWIHRHAPPDRRFWLRLAAVFPAALLANVLRVFSLLAYRHLFFPAVESPQLHYFLGFLWLVPMILCLTPNQNRSISVRSLETLHAAAILAWLSPIMAGIGGLWITTAALLLLSQCQFSTDHKSWRIALTLGWALAGLGIGLVSLESLWLPWLLMCPLMWPFASLQRPSIWLTLAATHPFLTLMPGGKGIAAIGIAWLLWQSFSLSHPSAFSANLQLDIRLPIQGVAVLALFLPFTASSFLAGRYPPLMPPSELVISSLGAQGYELRLPDQEANIRTVWYAAQNNDRHHTVQVCLKYRGRDLDLSADDAEVFTDGHLWLREYFIQDGKLLSSYSSYAKNTLAPRSHPGAHIIFVTSQRSMSASKFNQKSHHLAAALHERLRQTPSASESSIAYQP; this is encoded by the coding sequence ATGAACTCTCCTAGTCCTTGGTTCAATAATCTCAGGCTTCTCGCTACAGCGGCGATCTCGGGATTGCTTCTGGCAGGTGCTCCTCGATACGACGGATTCACGGATCTCACCCGACCTTTCATCGTGGGATTACTTCATCTGTTCGGCGCGCCCGCTTCGGACTCCGCTGAAGGTTTGACGGTAGGTCGCTTGACCGTGCCTTGGACTCAAGACTGCTCAGGCATCAATCTTTTGGTTATTCTCTTGAGCCTCACCGTTTGGATTCATCGTCATGCGCCGCCCGATCGACGTTTCTGGCTCCGCCTCGCGGCTGTCTTTCCAGCCGCGCTTCTGGCAAATGTTTTACGAGTGTTCTCTCTACTGGCCTATCGCCATTTGTTTTTTCCAGCCGTAGAAAGCCCGCAGCTTCATTACTTTCTCGGCTTCCTCTGGTTGGTGCCCATGATTCTCTGCCTGACGCCAAATCAGAATCGTAGCATCAGCGTGCGGAGTTTGGAGACCCTCCATGCAGCAGCGATTCTCGCTTGGTTATCGCCCATCATGGCAGGCATCGGCGGACTTTGGATCACTACCGCGGCTCTGTTGCTACTCTCACAGTGCCAGTTCTCCACCGACCACAAGTCATGGCGTATCGCTCTGACCTTGGGCTGGGCTCTCGCAGGTTTGGGTATCGGTTTGGTGAGCCTGGAATCTCTCTGGCTTCCCTGGCTGCTCATGTGCCCTCTGATGTGGCCGTTCGCCAGCCTTCAGCGTCCATCGATTTGGCTTACTTTAGCAGCCACACATCCTTTCCTGACGCTGATGCCAGGCGGTAAAGGGATCGCAGCGATCGGCATCGCTTGGCTTCTATGGCAAAGTTTTAGTTTGTCACATCCCTCTGCGTTCTCGGCCAATCTTCAACTCGACATTCGCTTACCGATTCAGGGCGTCGCCGTGCTGGCGCTTTTTTTACCTTTTACCGCCTCCTCCTTCTTAGCGGGGCGTTATCCGCCGCTGATGCCTCCTTCTGAACTGGTCATCTCCTCCCTCGGAGCCCAAGGCTACGAACTTAGACTACCCGATCAAGAGGCCAACATCCGCACGGTCTGGTATGCGGCTCAGAATAATGACCGACATCACACCGTGCAGGTTTGCCTGAAATACCGCGGGCGCGATCTCGATCTCTCCGCCGATGATGCCGAGGTCTTCACTGACGGGCATCTGTGGTTACGCGAGTATTTCATTCAAGACGGTAAGCTTTTAAGCAGCTATTCATCCTATGCTAAAAACACACTCGCTCCCCGATCCCACCCAGGCGCTCACATTATCTTCGTGACGTCACAGAGAAGCATGAGTGCATCGAAGTTTAACCAAAAGTCTCACCATTTGGCCGCGGCGCTGCATGAACGCTTGCGTCAGACGCCCTCTGCTTCCGAATCTTCCATCGCCTATCAGCCATGA